CACAGTCAACTGAATCAACATATATGATTGATAAAAATGAAGATGCTTAAGATTTCTAGCATCTTCATTCTATTTTTATAATAATGGTGCAAACAATTTCGTAAAGCCAACAAACAATCTATGTAAAATACCATCCTTGATTTCACCCCTTTGAATCTGGTGTGATTTACTGAAGGTATCTAACATATCATCACGTATATCTAATACCTTCTTAGAACCATAGAGATATGTACCATTCTCAAAGTGTAAATATAGTGAACGATAATCAAGGTTGATTGTACCAACTGTTGCTACAATATCGTCACTTACAAATACTTTTCCATGTATAAATCCTGGCGAATATTCATAGATTTTTACACCACCATCTATCAAATTCCGATAGAACGATCTTGTAATATTCCAAACCATCTTCTTATCGGGGATGCCTGGTGTAATAATCCTGACATCAACACCGCGCTTTGCGGCTAAGATTAAAGCATTCTCTAATTCTGTATCGATAATCAGGTATGGTGTGCAAATATATACATAGTTATTGGCACGATTCAGTATATTCATATAGACATTCTGACCGGTATTTTCTCCATCAAATGGAGTTTCACCATATGGTGAAATATAACCATCTGTATTTTCCATCTTGGCATCAACTTTGAAAACAGTAT
This genomic window from Solobacterium moorei contains:
- a CDS encoding phospholipase D-like domain-containing protein, coding for MHTILKEKVAQGLDVRVMYDDMGTIHSLPPNYANMLESEGIKCVRYNKINPFLGVVMNHCDHRKIMVIDGKVAFSGGMNLADEYINQKMVFGHWKDNVIRVKGEAVWSYTVLFLANWNAIRKTDNDYTVFKVDAKMENTDGYISPYGETPFDGENTGQNVYMNILNRANNYVYICTPYLIIDTELENALILAAKRGVDVRIITPGIPDKKMVWNITRSFYRNLIDGGVKIYEYSPGFIHGKVFVSDDIVATVGTINLDYRSLYLHFENGTYLYGSKKVLDIRDDMLDTFSKSHQIQRGEIKDGILHRLFVGFTKLFAPLL